In the genome of Prosthecobacter algae, one region contains:
- a CDS encoding aconitate hydratase, whose translation MNTLSTFTTGTGSTGKYHSLPELEKQGVGPVSKLPISIRIVLESLLRNLDGKKVTEKDVTNLANWNAKNPGDYEIPFTVARIVLQDFTGVPLLVDLAAMRSAVAKMGKNTKMIEPLVPVDLVVDHSVQVDFAGTQAALNQNLALEFERNRERYEFLKWGEQAFDTFKVVPPGIGIVHQVNLEYLAKGVLEKDGVFYPDTLVGTDSHTTMINGLGVVAWGVGGIEAEAGMLGQPVTFLVPEVVGVYLTGSLREGVTATDLALHCTQMLRKHGVVGKFVEFYGPGAESLPLPDRATIANMAPEYGATMGFFPVDEECVNYLRGTGRTEELCTTFKNYYTAQGMFGIPKKGEVEFTSELTLDLGDIQPSVAGPKRPQDRITVEALKSTWNDILTKPTPQGYGKIPELAVGEAPEVPATLDSIPDNQDSVSSAFGAQEGVVTESSDQAAYPLYEVSVDSKGGEKDVITHGSVLIAAITSCTNTSNPSVMLAAGLLAQKANAKGLTVKPAVKTSLGPGSRVVTDYLNKTGLQVELDKLGFQTVGYGCTTCIGNSGPLDAGIEDVVKAEDIVAASVLSGNRNFEARVHQSIKANFLMSPPLVVAYAIAGTVDIDLSKDEIVPGTGIYLKDIWPSLQEIQDALKSALSPDVFRALYTDFASQNPKWNEIPASTGLVYGWDEKSTYIQHPPFFEDFSMEPNDIHEIVNARPLGIFGDSVTTDHISPAGAIKKTSPAGRFLGENGVAQSDFNSYGSRRGNDRVMTRGTFANVRIKNLMLGGKEGGDTLLQPAGTEMSIYDAAIAYMAAGTPSIIIGGEDYGMGSSRDWAAKGTRLLGVKAVITKSFERIHRSNLVGMGVLPCNFKDKADYDKVKDLADATFSILGISNETKPQSEATLRVTKADGSSFDIPLVVRIDTPVEIDYYRAGGILPYVLAQILRANA comes from the coding sequence TTCGAAACTGCCGATTTCCATCCGCATCGTGCTGGAGTCCCTGCTGCGCAATCTGGACGGTAAGAAGGTGACTGAGAAGGATGTCACAAATTTGGCCAACTGGAATGCCAAGAACCCAGGTGACTATGAGATCCCATTCACCGTGGCTCGCATCGTCCTTCAGGACTTCACGGGCGTGCCTCTTTTGGTGGACCTCGCTGCCATGCGCAGTGCCGTGGCGAAGATGGGCAAGAACACGAAGATGATCGAGCCCCTGGTACCGGTGGATCTCGTGGTGGACCACAGCGTGCAGGTGGACTTTGCCGGCACCCAGGCGGCGCTGAATCAGAACCTGGCCCTTGAGTTTGAGCGTAACCGCGAGCGTTATGAATTCCTGAAATGGGGTGAGCAGGCTTTCGATACTTTCAAGGTGGTGCCTCCTGGCATCGGCATCGTCCACCAGGTGAACCTGGAGTACTTAGCCAAGGGTGTTTTGGAAAAAGATGGCGTGTTTTATCCTGATACACTCGTCGGCACAGACAGCCACACGACCATGATCAACGGCCTGGGCGTGGTGGCCTGGGGTGTGGGCGGCATCGAGGCGGAAGCCGGGATGCTGGGCCAGCCGGTGACCTTCCTGGTGCCTGAAGTGGTGGGTGTTTACCTCACGGGCAGCCTGCGTGAAGGCGTGACCGCGACGGATCTGGCCCTGCATTGCACCCAGATGCTGCGCAAGCACGGTGTGGTGGGCAAGTTCGTCGAATTTTATGGCCCAGGTGCTGAAAGCTTGCCGCTGCCAGACCGCGCGACGATCGCCAACATGGCTCCTGAATATGGTGCCACGATGGGCTTCTTCCCGGTGGATGAAGAGTGCGTTAATTACCTGCGTGGTACAGGCCGCACGGAAGAGCTTTGCACGACCTTCAAAAACTACTACACCGCTCAGGGCATGTTCGGCATCCCGAAAAAGGGCGAGGTGGAATTCACCAGCGAACTGACCCTCGACTTGGGCGACATCCAGCCTTCCGTGGCTGGGCCAAAACGCCCGCAGGATCGCATCACCGTGGAGGCTCTCAAGAGCACCTGGAATGACATTCTGACCAAACCAACGCCTCAGGGCTATGGCAAGATCCCTGAACTGGCTGTCGGCGAAGCTCCTGAAGTTCCTGCCACGCTGGACTCCATCCCTGACAACCAGGATTCGGTTTCTAGCGCTTTTGGTGCTCAGGAAGGCGTGGTCACGGAGAGCAGCGACCAAGCTGCCTATCCTCTGTATGAAGTGAGCGTGGACAGCAAAGGTGGTGAAAAAGACGTCATCACCCACGGCAGCGTCCTCATCGCCGCCATCACCAGCTGCACGAACACCAGCAACCCAAGCGTCATGCTGGCCGCCGGTCTCCTGGCCCAGAAAGCCAATGCCAAAGGCCTGACTGTGAAACCAGCGGTGAAAACCAGCCTCGGACCAGGCAGCCGCGTGGTGACAGATTACCTGAACAAAACCGGCCTCCAGGTCGAGCTCGACAAGCTGGGCTTCCAGACCGTCGGTTACGGTTGCACCACTTGCATCGGCAATTCCGGTCCTCTGGATGCAGGCATCGAAGATGTGGTGAAGGCGGAAGACATCGTCGCTGCCAGCGTGCTTTCTGGGAACCGCAACTTTGAAGCGCGTGTGCACCAGAGCATCAAGGCGAACTTCCTCATGAGCCCTCCGCTCGTGGTGGCCTACGCCATTGCAGGCACGGTGGACATTGACCTGAGCAAGGACGAAATCGTTCCTGGCACAGGCATTTACCTCAAGGACATCTGGCCTTCCCTTCAGGAGATCCAGGACGCCCTCAAATCCGCCCTTTCTCCAGACGTCTTCCGCGCTCTCTACACGGACTTTGCCAGCCAGAATCCGAAGTGGAATGAGATCCCCGCTTCCACCGGTCTGGTCTATGGCTGGGACGAGAAGAGCACCTACATCCAGCATCCTCCGTTCTTTGAGGACTTCAGCATGGAGCCGAATGACATCCACGAGATCGTCAATGCACGGCCTCTGGGCATCTTCGGTGACAGCGTCACGACGGACCACATCAGCCCTGCCGGTGCCATCAAGAAGACCAGCCCTGCGGGGCGTTTCCTCGGCGAAAACGGGGTGGCGCAGAGTGACTTCAACAGCTACGGCAGCCGCCGTGGCAATGACCGGGTGATGACCCGCGGTACCTTCGCCAACGTGCGCATCAAGAACCTCATGCTCGGCGGCAAGGAAGGTGGAGACACCCTGCTCCAGCCAGCGGGCACAGAGATGAGCATCTACGATGCTGCCATCGCCTACATGGCAGCAGGTACGCCTAGCATCATCATCGGTGGTGAAGATTACGGCATGGGCAGCAGCCGCGACTGGGCCGCCAAGGGAACTCGTCTCCTCGGTGTCAAAGCCGTGATCACGAAGTCCTTCGAGCGTATCCACCGCAGCAACCTGGTGGGCATGGGTGTCCTGCCGTGCAACTTCAAGGACAAGGCTGACTACGACAAGGTGAAGGATCTGGCCGATGCCACCTTCAGCATCCTGGGCATCTCCAATGAGACCAAACCCCAGAGCGAGGCCACCCTGCGTGTGACCAAGGCCGATGGCAGCAGCTTCGATATCCCTCTTGTGGTGCGCATTGATACCCCTGTGGAAATTGATTACTACCGCGCTGGCGGCATCCTGCCGTATGTGCTCGCTCAGATCCTGCGTGCGAATGCCTAA